Proteins from one Anastrepha obliqua isolate idAnaObli1 chromosome 2, idAnaObli1_1.0, whole genome shotgun sequence genomic window:
- the LOC129239124 gene encoding cytochrome c oxidase assembly factor 7 homolog produces the protein MAYDLKKESDVKEYIDKLGIEYRFGCYSEKKPEVCHLLGDYLEGIKKDFEKAAKVYKSTCDDYGYAKSCFKYGNYSFLGKGKSGSKGDPRSAYTYYEKGCQLNDADACLHTGLLLVSRSMYKEVDRNVPKGIDYLSKSCDMNNATACFYLSGMHISGVQKKPEVSGHLNTNDTKKVQPKDGDFILQKDMKKAFEFAYKACELRNMYACANLSQMYARGDGTEKNEKEADKYKKMALEMQDEVKKQQQTLEFQQGMKMPN, from the exons atggctTACGATTTAAAGAAGGAATCGGATGTTAAGGAGTACATAGACAAATTGGGCATCGAATATCGTTTCGGTTGCTATTCGGAAAAGAAACCAGAGG TTTGTCATCTTTTGGGTGACTACTTGGAGGGTATTAAGAAAGACTTTGAGAAGGCGGCAAAAGTATACAAATCCACATGCGATGATTATGGCTATGCGAAGTCCTGCTTTAAATATGGGAACTATAGCTTTTTGGGTAAAGGCAAGAGTGGCAGCAAGGGTGATCCGCGCAGTGCTTACACATACTACGAGAAAGGCTGTCAACTGAATGATGCGGATGCATGCTTACATACAGGATTGCTGCTGGTTTCACGTTCCATGTACAAGGAGGTCGACCGAAATGTGCCGAAG GGCATCGATTACCTATCAAAGAGTTGCGACATGAACAATGCCACCGCCTGCTTCTACCTCTCAGGAATGCATATATCCGGCGTGCAAAAAAAACCGGAAGTATCAGGCCACCTCAACACAAACGATACCAAGAAAGTGCAGCCAAAGGATGGTGATTTCATACTACAGAAAGACATGAAGAAGGCATTCGAATTCGCGTATAAAGCATGCGAGTTGCGTAATATGTACGCATGCGCAAATCTAAGTCAAATGTATGCGCGTGGTGACGGTACTGAAAAGAATGAAAAAGAAGCCGATAAGTATAAGAAGATGGCATTAGAAATGCAGGATGAAGTGAAGAAGCAACAACAGACGCTCGAGTTCCAACAGGGCATGAAAATGCCCAACTGA